The following proteins are encoded in a genomic region of Serinus canaria isolate serCan28SL12 chromosome 15, serCan2020, whole genome shotgun sequence:
- the C15H22orf39 gene encoding UPF0545 protein C22orf39 homolog isoform X1 encodes MVRAYPVRPVVCRRAYPGAGLRSPASLSKSSSFPAACLCGDFELTECRGLPGAPAPPRAAPRGCGLRRCRAAAAQPLAVGPGAAPCRPSPLAAAAAVSAAAIGGGGGMAGTGGSWRPPRSCEDYWGEWKHCRGLRHAFHHYYAHGELPECGRWREDYEACRAWERDRAAAAQEALCKSERARVMEKQKYAPVWKLRKSPPADWYLPLDHDKSN; translated from the exons ATGGTGCGAGCGTATCCTGTGCGCCCTGTCGTCTGCCGGCGAGCGTACCCGGGTGCAGGCCTGCGCTCTCCTGCGAGCCTGAGTAAAAGTTCCTCGTTCCCAGCTGCGTGCCTGTGTGGTGATTTCGAACTGACCGAGTGCCGAGGGCTGCCGGGCGCCCCAGCGCCTCCCCGGGCAGCGCCCCGCGGTTGCGGCTTGCGCCGGTGCCGTGCGGCCGCCGCGCAGCCATTGGCTGTCGGGCCCGGGGCCGCTCCGTGCCGCCCCTCGCCATTGGCCGCGGCTGCCGCCGTCAGCGCGGCGGCCAttggcggcggcggcggcatGGCGGGCACGGGCGGCTCCTGGCGG CCGCCCCGTTCGTGCGAGGATTACTGGGGGGAGTGGAAGCATTGCCGCGGGCTGCGCCACGCTTTCCACCACTACTACGCGCACGGGGAGCTGCCGGAGTGCGGCCGTTGGCGGGAGGACTACGAGGCCTGCCGCGCCTGGGAGAGGGaccgcgccgccgccgcgcag GAAGCTTTGTGCAAGAGTGAAAGAGCTCGAGTtatggaaaaacagaaatatgcCCCAGTGTGGAAGCTCAGGAAGAGCCCACCAGCTGACTGGTACCTACCTCTTGACCACGACAAATCAAATTAA
- the C15H22orf39 gene encoding UPF0545 protein C22orf39 homolog isoform X2, protein MVRAYPVRPVVCRRAYPGAGLRSPASLSKSSSFPAACLCGDFELTECRGLPGAPAPPRAAPRGCGLRRCRAAAAQPLAVGPGAAPCRPSPLAAAAAVSAAAIGGGGGMAGTGGSWRPPRSCEDYWGEWKHCRGLRHAFHHYYAHGELPECGRWREDYEACRAWERDRAAAAQGNPPRFREKAFLGCLEMPLAAAPRTLEHTSPAAQAPA, encoded by the exons ATGGTGCGAGCGTATCCTGTGCGCCCTGTCGTCTGCCGGCGAGCGTACCCGGGTGCAGGCCTGCGCTCTCCTGCGAGCCTGAGTAAAAGTTCCTCGTTCCCAGCTGCGTGCCTGTGTGGTGATTTCGAACTGACCGAGTGCCGAGGGCTGCCGGGCGCCCCAGCGCCTCCCCGGGCAGCGCCCCGCGGTTGCGGCTTGCGCCGGTGCCGTGCGGCCGCCGCGCAGCCATTGGCTGTCGGGCCCGGGGCCGCTCCGTGCCGCCCCTCGCCATTGGCCGCGGCTGCCGCCGTCAGCGCGGCGGCCAttggcggcggcggcggcatGGCGGGCACGGGCGGCTCCTGGCGG CCGCCCCGTTCGTGCGAGGATTACTGGGGGGAGTGGAAGCATTGCCGCGGGCTGCGCCACGCTTTCCACCACTACTACGCGCACGGGGAGCTGCCGGAGTGCGGCCGTTGGCGGGAGGACTACGAGGCCTGCCGCGCCTGGGAGAGGGaccgcgccgccgccgcgcag GGAAATCCACCACGCTTCAGAGAAAAGGCATTCCTGGGGTGTCTGGAAAtgcccctggctgcagccccgcGGACACTGGAGCACACGAGCCCTGCAGCGCAGGCTCCAGCCTAA
- the MRPL40 gene encoding 39S ribosomal protein L40, mitochondrial gives MWAAAAVAVRGLGGARLSSWLPQRVLLRGSHWQSSLLGFRTSLPVRAQPKKKKKVDVKKEQAQKERMKKKLKKLERAAPELIPIEDFITPLKYTESSRERSLPDLSPEESERRVLLLKKWCVFKQKQDEAEKKAIKALVESQQEALRELQLESEELYQAAILRDEGLFPFEREGPTYTPPLPGYDPPEGKCVDITKVYTQ, from the exons ATGTGGGCGGCGGCGGCTGTGGCGGTGCGGGGCCTCGGCGGGGCTCGGCTCAG ctcctggctgccccaGAGGGTCCTGCTCCGAGGGAGTCACTGGCAGAGCTCACTGCTGGGGTTCAGGACATCCCTCCCTGTGAG AGCAcaaccaaagaagaaaaagaaagtggatGTGAAGAAAGAGCAAGCACAGAAGGAGCGTATGAAGAAAAAGCTTAAAAAGTTGGAAAGAGCTGCCCCAGAACTGATTCCAATTGAGGATTTTATAACACCACTGAAGtacacagagagcagcag GGAGCGAAGTCTTCCCGATCTTTCTCCTGAGGAGTCTGAAAGAAGAGTTTTACTTTTGAAGAAGTGGTGTGTGTTTAAGCAGAAACAAGATgaggcagaaaagaaagcaattaaaGCCCTTGTAGAATCTCAGCAGGAAgcactgagggagctgcagctggaatcCGAGGAGCTGTACCAGGCAGCAATCCTGAGGGATGAGGGACTCTTCCCTTTCGAGAGGGAGGGACCCACTTACACTCCTCCCCTTCCTGGCTACGATCCGCCCGAGGGGAAGTGCGTTGACATCACCAAGGTGTACACACAGTga